From a region of the Pirellulales bacterium genome:
- a CDS encoding HNH endonuclease gives MVAKALERPTLVLNRNWQPVNVATVGRALVLLWNESARVVDPENYQTYTWADWSQLRVRDGDPYIQAIRLRLRTPEVIVLGNYDRLPSAAVSFSRRNLFKRDHWTCQYCNVQPGADELTIDHVVPRSQGGTSTWENCVLACVTCNKRKADRTPQQAGLKLRHAPVRPLWKPMYARHTVRIESWSKFVSEAYWNVTLEA, from the coding sequence ATGGTCGCTAAAGCACTCGAACGTCCGACGCTGGTGCTCAACCGCAACTGGCAGCCGGTAAACGTGGCCACCGTGGGTCGCGCGCTGGTGCTGTTGTGGAACGAGTCGGCTCGCGTCGTCGACCCGGAAAACTATCAGACCTACACCTGGGCTGATTGGTCGCAGTTGCGTGTGCGCGATGGCGATCCGTACATCCAGGCGATTCGGCTGCGGCTACGGACGCCGGAAGTGATCGTGCTTGGCAACTACGATCGGCTCCCAAGCGCCGCCGTCAGCTTCAGCCGCCGCAATTTGTTCAAGCGCGACCATTGGACTTGCCAGTATTGCAATGTGCAGCCAGGCGCCGACGAACTAACGATCGACCACGTTGTTCCGCGGTCGCAGGGCGGCACTTCGACCTGGGAAAACTGCGTGCTGGCGTGTGTGACTTGCAACAAGCGCAAGGCCGACCGCACGCCACAGCAGGCCGGTTTGAAGTTGCGGCATGCGCCGGTTCGTCCGTTGTGGAAGCCGATGTATGCCCGCCACACAGTGCGAATCGAAAGCTGGTCGAAGTTCGTCAGCGAAGCGTACTGGAACGTAACGCTGGAAGCGTAG